The genomic stretch AACTTCTTTTTCTTCCGGACTCAAGGCACAGGCTGGGTCCCCTTTTACCACCGGTTTTAGGTATACGCGGCTCTCTTCTCTGCCATAAATACTCGTGATAATGACCCCGCTATTTTCACCGTTTAATAATGCCATCGAAAAGCTCAAGTTTCCGCCCATATCTGCAAAAGCATTGTATTTTTTTATATGTACCTTCTGGACCGCAAAAAGCATGTCCTTTTCCAAGATATTAATTCGTTCCTTTATTGCGGCTACCTCCGACATAGCCTGTTTTACACTTTGAAAATATTTTATAAGCAATTCTTCCAAATTTTTACCACCAGCACCTCTCATTAGTGCTATATAATTCTTTGTAATTTTATTCAACTTGATATTTATGATTATAAACACAATAAGGCTCACAGCAGAAATCGCAATCAGCAGTATTAAAACCTTGTCCAAGTTCGCTTTAAAAAAACCATGTAGTAAATTAAAAAAATTTTGCGTCATCGCAGGATTCCTCCAGCTCTTTTTACAGTTTCGGAAATTTTGAAATCAGTATTGTAAACGCAATAGCGGTAAAGATGGCAGGTAGCAAGTTGCCCACTTTCACCCTTGATTTGCCTTCCAGCATATTTATTCCAATCCCAAAAATTAAAAGTCCGCCCGCTGCAGTCATTTCTGCAATTATGACATCAGTAAGGTAAGACTTTATGAACCCAGCCGCCATGGCTATGCTCCCCTGATAAAGAAAGACCGTTGCTGCAGAAAAAGCGACGCCAATGCCTAAAGTCGATGAAAAAATTACTGCGGACACGCCGTCCAATATGGATTTTACAAGTAATATACTGTGATTTCCCGTAAGACCGCTTTCAATTGCCCCCATTATGGCCATTGCCCCTACGCAATAGATGAGGCTTGCGGACACAAAAGCTTTTGTAAAATTTCCGTCACCACCACCAAAGCGCCTTTCGAGCGCTTCTCCCAGCCGGTTCAACTTTTCCTCAATTTTCATAATCTCGCCCAGTGCCGCCCCGCTTACAATGCTGAGGGTCAATATCAGAAAATTTTCCGTTTTTAATGCCATAGACAATCCTATCAGCATCACCACAAGGCTTAAGCCTTGCATAAGAGTTGTGCTCATATTTTCAGAAAAACGACCCTTTAAAAGGTTGCCTAAAAGTGCACCCATTATGATAGCAATAGAGTTTATCACTGTACCGAGCAAATCATGGCACCATCCTTTCATATATTTAAAAGTTATCGGGATTTGCTAGATATCTCTTCTAATGCAGAAAGGGCCTTTTGTATCTCCTCGATCGTATTGAATATTGAAAAGCTAAACCTTACAGTCCCTTTATCAATTGTGCCAATAGTCTCGTGTGCCAATGGACTGCAGTGGAGTCCTGGCCGAACTTGAATGTCATACTTGCTGTCCAGCAAGAAGGCCAGCTCGGATGAATCAAGTCCTCTTACGTTCAATGAAATCACGGCTACTTCGCTTTTTTTATGCGGGCAGCCGTATACAGTAATCCCCTCGATTTTCTTTAAGCCCTCTAAAAACCTCCGGGTTAGCATTTCCTCATGAGAACGTACATGCGAAAGGCCTAACTTTTTTAAAAACCGCACTCCTTCAGCCAGACCAGCGATACCGGGCGTATTGAGAGTTCCGGACTCCAGCAAGTCAGGAAGTATGTCAGGCTGCGAAAGTTCCTCAGAAAAACTTCCGGTGCCTCCTTGCCTTAGCGGCGTCAGCTTAATCCCTTCTCTGACGTAAAGCCCACCAGTACCTTGAGGGCCATAAAGGCCTTTGTGCCCGGGAAAAGCAAGCAGGTCTATATTTTGATTTCTAACGTCTATGTCGAGAATGCCTATTGTCTGAGCAGCATCCACAAGAAATAAGATGTCCCTTTCTCGAGCAATCCTGCCTATTTCTTCGATGGGCATTACGGTTCCGGTCACGTTAGAGGCATGGGTTATGGCAATAAGGCGGGTATTTGGCTTTATTGCCTTTAAAATATCTTCGGGGTCCAGTGTGCCATCCTTTGCACACTTGACTATCTCCCATTCCACACCGCATTTTGTCAGGGCGTAAATGGGCCTCGCCACAGAATTGTGCTCCATGGAACTCGTTATGACATGGTCTCCCGGGCGCAGGACCCCCTTTATGGCAATATTGAGTGCGTCAGTGGCGTTCATCGTAAAAACTATATTGCTCGGACTTTCAGCATTCAAAAAATCCGCCATGACTTCCCTTGCATCATAAATAAGCCGTGCAGCTTCTAAAGCCTTTTTATGCCCGCTCCTGCCCGGGTTTCCCCCGAACTTCCTCATTACATCTTCAACCGTCTTGTATACCTCTTCAGGCTTAGGCCATGAAGTAGCCGCATTATCGAAATACGCCATCTGCAGCACCCCTTTATATTAAAATCAATAATTACTTTACCACAAAAAAGTATCTGCGAAAAGCACTTTCGCAGATACCATTCAAAAATTTATTTAAAAGAAAAGGTCTCTTTCTCCTCTTTCTATTTTCTTTAGCCTTTCTGCTGTTTTTTCCCTTACAGTTCGGTTGGGAATGTCATCAAGACTTTTTTCTATTACCTTTTCCCCTATCTCTCTAAGTATTGGGTCAGCATAGTCCATTATAAACTCTTTAAATGTCAGTATAGCGTTGGGCTGGCAGAAGTTCTGAATATTTCCAGATTTCGCAAGTTCCATAAACCTGTCTCCAGTTCGCCCTCTCCGGTAGCATGCCGTGCAGTAGCTGGGAAGATATCCCCTTTCGCATAGCGAAAGCAGAACTTCATTTGGAGTGCGGTGGTCTTCAACCTGAAATTGTGTATTTGATTTTTTTCCCTTATTTGCTATTTCTTCATAGTATCCACCGACACCCGTGCATGAACCTGCACTTATCTGCGATATACCGAGCGATATGACTTCCTCCCTGAAGTCCGGACGTTCTCTTGTTGAAAGAATCATGCCGGTATACGGCACGGCAAGGCGCATTATTGCTACTATTTTCTTAAATTCACTGTCAGATACAAGGTATGGAAATTCCTTTACGTTAACTCCCAAAGCCGGTTTGATCCTAGGGAAAGATATGGTATGGGGTCCCACACCGTAAGCTTCGTCTAGATGTTTTGCATGTTGAAGAAGGGCGAGAACCTCGTATTTGTAGTCGTAAAGGCCAAATAGGACTCCCAGTCCGACATCGTCGATACCGCCAGCCATCGCTCTATCCATTGCCGTCGTGTGATAATCGTAATCACTCTTCGGACCTGAAGGATGCATAAATTTGTACGTTGGCCTGTGGTAGGTTTCCTGGAAAAGGACATAGGTACCTATTCCAGCATCTTTTAATTTCCTGTAGTTTTCTACCGTCGTCGCGGCGATATTTATATTTACCCTGCGGATGCTCCCGTTTTTCAACCGCGTGTCGTATACTGTCTTTATCACTTCGAGCGTATATTCGATGGGACAGTTTACAGGATCTTCACCAGCTTCAAGGGCCAATCTTTTGTGACCCATTTCCTCCAAAATCTCCACTTCTCGCCTTACCTCTTCCATCGTAAGCCTTTTTCGAGCAATCTTGTTGTCCCTTCTATAGCCGCAATAGCGGCAATTGTTTATGCAGTAATCGCTGTAGTAAAGGGGGGCAAAAATTACTATCCTTTTTCCATAAATTTTTTCCTTCAATTCTTTTGCAGTAGAATACATTTCCTCTAGGAGTTCCTCATCTTCACAATATAGCAACTTTGCGACATCTTCCACGTCGAGGCCTTTTGCTTCTCTGGCTTTATGAAAGATTTCCCTTACATCCTCTCTGGAAGCCTTTTTCCCGGATTCCAAAGCTTTATGAATGGCTTCATCGTCAATAAAATCTGCCTTAAGCTCTTCCAAATTGTTGTTTTTGTTGATATACATTTTATCATCTCCCTTTTAGTGAAAATAATCACGAGTTTGTCTTTTAAAAATTCCACCTTCACTGTCAAATCCCGGTGGAAAAAAGAAAATAAAAAGCTTTTCCCGGAGGAAAAGCAGCAAAACCCACTATTCTTTGGCCTTCCCCCCTTCGCTCAGGACTCCCCTTGCGTCAGGGTCCCTGATAGTATATTTTTTTCTATTATATTATTTTTAATCTGAAAAATCAATATGCATTATCATTTCAGCGCGTCCAATCTACCGGCAACCTTTCCCAGATTTTCTGCTACCTGTCTTATTTGCTCTACTTTCTCGACAATTTGCTGGGTTGCAGACGCCTGGCGATCCGTTACCTGGCTGGTTTCCAGTATCCCATTTATTATCTCACCTACTGATTTTTCTATGTTGCTTAAGGTCTCACCTATCTGCTCGGCTGCTTTTGCGCTATCGGTGGACATCTTCCTGACTTCTCCAGCTACCACGGAAAATCCCCTCCCATAGTCGCCGGCTCTCGCAGCCTCTATAGCCGCATTAAGGCCGAGGAGATTAGTTTGGGCTGCAACTTTTTTGATGAAATACAGTATATCACCTATTTTACTTAAATGATTTTTAGCGTTTCCTGCAGCATCACTGAGCACCTGGCCTCTTGACGCCAGTTCTTCGGCTACCTTTGCGAGTTCTTTAGTCGCTCCCGCTATTCTGGAAATCGCATTTTCTAGCTCTTCCGCCGTGGTAGCAAGTTCCTGAGCATGGACCTGAAGTTTCTCCATCATCTCCTCTTTTGCGTTGATTATGCCCATCATCAACCGTGCAGCTTGAGCATCCAAAACCGATGTATTGTTTTGCTTGCTAGCCTCTATTGATTCACGAACTTTTTGATTCCCCGTCACCTCAACCACGAGATCAAGATGCGGCACCCGCATAAGTTCCATGCAGTCATGAAATGTCGGTATTCCTAATTGTCTTGCGAGCAGCATCCCTGGTGCATTATAATCTAGATCCGCGATGCCTGCTATTTTTATATCCGGCAGGCCCGCTGCCGCTTTCAAAATAGCCGTACCTCCCTTGCCCGCTCCAACGATTCCAATGCTCAGCATTAAAATCCCTCCAACTGAAATAAGATGTTTCACGTGAAACAATTGCGTTATTAAAAATCTAAAATTTCACAATTACTTCCAATATCCTCTCCAGTTCGTCTTCTGAGTAATATTCGATTTCAATCCTTCCTCTTCTTTCGCTGCCCTTAATCCTTACTTTAGTGCCCAGTGCCCTTTGGAGTTGCTCTGCTACATGGATCAGTGCCGGATTAATTTCATTTTTATTATTCTTTCTCATAGTTTTTCCGGATTTAATAGATATTCTTTTTATTACTTCTTCCGTTTCTCTTACTGACATATTTTCCTCAATAATTTTTTTTGCGATTTTTATCCTTTCTTTAGGGTCCTCAATCGCCAAAATCGCCCGAGCATGTCCTGCTGTTATTTTCTTCTGGTTTATCATTTCTTGGATTTCGCTCTCAAGATTTAATAGCCTCACCGTATTTGCAATTTGAGAGCGGCTTTTCCCTATCTTAGACGCCAGTTCCTCCTGAGTCATTCCGTATTCTTCCATTAATCTTTTATACGCCATTGCTTCTTCCATCGGTGTCAAGTCTTCTCTTTGTAGATTTTCTATTAAAGCAATTTGCATTACTTCTGCATCCGTCAAGTTCTTTACTACCGCCGGAATCTTTTTTATCCCGGCCAATTTTGCTGCCCTCCATCGCCTTTCACCAGCCACCAGTTCGTATCCTTCTTTAGCTTTTCTTAAAATCACAGGCTGTAGGACTCCGTGCTCTTTTATTGAGGAAGCCAGTTCCCTTATCTTTTCTTCATCAAAATCCTTTCTAGGCTGCATTTTGTTCGGCTTTATTTCTTCTATATCAACCTCCTGTATGCTTCCTTCATCTTTTTCATCAATCATCGGAATAAGAGCTCCCAACCCCTTCCCTAATCCTTTCTTACTCAATTCCCAACACCTCCTTTGCAAGTTCCATATAAACTTCCGCTCCTTTCGACTTAGAATCATAAATTATTATAGGTTTTCCATGGCTAGGAGCCTCACTTAACCTTACATTCCTAGGAATTATTGTCCTGTAAACTTTATCCTTAAAATATTTTTTTACCTCCTCTACTACTTGTATGGATAGGTTAGTTCTGGGATCAAACATTGTAAGTAATACTCCTTCTACTTCTAAGTTTTTATTCAAGTGCTTTTTTACCAAACTTATAGTATTCATCAACTGCCCCAAGCCTTCTAAAGCGTAATACTCACACTGTATTGGAACTAAAACTGTATCTGCAGCCGTTAAAGCGTTCAATGTTAGCAGTCCAAGCGACGGAGGACAGTCTATAAAAATATAGTCGAATTCATCTTTTATTTCTTTTATAGCATTTTTTAACCTATATTCTCTTGATATCATCATAACTAGTTCAATTTCTGCCCCTGCAAGTTGAATATTTGAAGGCAGTATGAAAAGGTTTTCGTATCTTGTCTTTTCTATGTTCTTTTTTATGCTCTCTTCGTCAACAAGTACCTTGTAGATTGAATTTTCCGTTTTGTACTTATCTAACCCTAAACCGCTTGTTGCATTCCCCTGCGGATCAATATCAATCAGCAAAACCTTTTTCTCGAAAGATGCAATACAAGCAGCTAGATTTACAGCCGTCGTAGTTTTACCAACTCCACCTTTTTGATTTGCAATAGCTATTGCCTTTGCCATCAAATCACTCCCGCGAATTTTTATCGAATACT from Caldanaerovirga acetigignens encodes the following:
- a CDS encoding DUF4446 family protein encodes the protein MTQNFFNLLHGFFKANLDKVLILLIAISAVSLIVFIIINIKLNKITKNYIALMRGAGGKNLEELLIKYFQSVKQAMSEVAAIKERINILEKDMLFAVQKVHIKKYNAFADMGGNLSFSMALLNGENSGVIITSIYGREESRVYLKPVVKGDPACALSPEEKEVLEKAITKEGFLNAKGEF
- a CDS encoding DUF554 domain-containing protein, which produces MLGTVINSIAIIMGALLGNLLKGRFSENMSTTLMQGLSLVVMLIGLSMALKTENFLILTLSIVSGAALGEIMKIEEKLNRLGEALERRFGGGDGNFTKAFVSASLIYCVGAMAIMGAIESGLTGNHSILLVKSILDGVSAVIFSSTLGIGVAFSAATVFLYQGSIAMAAGFIKSYLTDVIIAEMTAAGGLLIFGIGINMLEGKSRVKVGNLLPAIFTAIAFTILISKFPKL
- a CDS encoding aminotransferase class V-fold PLP-dependent enzyme — encoded protein: MAYFDNAATSWPKPEEVYKTVEDVMRKFGGNPGRSGHKKALEAARLIYDAREVMADFLNAESPSNIVFTMNATDALNIAIKGVLRPGDHVITSSMEHNSVARPIYALTKCGVEWEIVKCAKDGTLDPEDILKAIKPNTRLIAITHASNVTGTVMPIEEIGRIARERDILFLVDAAQTIGILDIDVRNQNIDLLAFPGHKGLYGPQGTGGLYVREGIKLTPLRQGGTGSFSEELSQPDILPDLLESGTLNTPGIAGLAEGVRFLKKLGLSHVRSHEEMLTRRFLEGLKKIEGITVYGCPHKKSEVAVISLNVRGLDSSELAFLLDSKYDIQVRPGLHCSPLAHETIGTIDKGTVRFSFSIFNTIEEIQKALSALEEISSKSR
- the hydG gene encoding [FeFe] hydrogenase H-cluster radical SAM maturase HydG; protein product: MYINKNNNLEELKADFIDDEAIHKALESGKKASREDVREIFHKAREAKGLDVEDVAKLLYCEDEELLEEMYSTAKELKEKIYGKRIVIFAPLYYSDYCINNCRYCGYRRDNKIARKRLTMEEVRREVEILEEMGHKRLALEAGEDPVNCPIEYTLEVIKTVYDTRLKNGSIRRVNINIAATTVENYRKLKDAGIGTYVLFQETYHRPTYKFMHPSGPKSDYDYHTTAMDRAMAGGIDDVGLGVLFGLYDYKYEVLALLQHAKHLDEAYGVGPHTISFPRIKPALGVNVKEFPYLVSDSEFKKIVAIMRLAVPYTGMILSTRERPDFREEVISLGISQISAGSCTGVGGYYEEIANKGKKSNTQFQVEDHRTPNEVLLSLCERGYLPSYCTACYRRGRTGDRFMELAKSGNIQNFCQPNAILTFKEFIMDYADPILREIGEKVIEKSLDDIPNRTVREKTAERLKKIERGERDLFF
- a CDS encoding methyl-accepting chemotaxis protein — its product is MLSIGIVGAGKGGTAILKAAAGLPDIKIAGIADLDYNAPGMLLARQLGIPTFHDCMELMRVPHLDLVVEVTGNQKVRESIEASKQNNTSVLDAQAARLMMGIINAKEEMMEKLQVHAQELATTAEELENAISRIAGATKELAKVAEELASRGQVLSDAAGNAKNHLSKIGDILYFIKKVAAQTNLLGLNAAIEAARAGDYGRGFSVVAGEVRKMSTDSAKAAEQIGETLSNIEKSVGEIINGILETSQVTDRQASATQQIVEKVEQIRQVAENLGKVAGRLDALK
- a CDS encoding ParB/RepB/Spo0J family partition protein gives rise to the protein MSKKGLGKGLGALIPMIDEKDEGSIQEVDIEEIKPNKMQPRKDFDEEKIRELASSIKEHGVLQPVILRKAKEGYELVAGERRWRAAKLAGIKKIPAVVKNLTDAEVMQIALIENLQREDLTPMEEAMAYKRLMEEYGMTQEELASKIGKSRSQIANTVRLLNLESEIQEMINQKKITAGHARAILAIEDPKERIKIAKKIIEENMSVRETEEVIKRISIKSGKTMRKNNKNEINPALIHVAEQLQRALGTKVRIKGSERRGRIEIEYYSEDELERILEVIVKF
- a CDS encoding ParA family protein, which produces MAKAIAIANQKGGVGKTTTAVNLAACIASFEKKVLLIDIDPQGNATSGLGLDKYKTENSIYKVLVDEESIKKNIEKTRYENLFILPSNIQLAGAEIELVMMISREYRLKNAIKEIKDEFDYIFIDCPPSLGLLTLNALTAADTVLVPIQCEYYALEGLGQLMNTISLVKKHLNKNLEVEGVLLTMFDPRTNLSIQVVEEVKKYFKDKVYRTIIPRNVRLSEAPSHGKPIIIYDSKSKGAEVYMELAKEVLGIE